One region of Streptomyces leeuwenhoekii genomic DNA includes:
- a CDS encoding TMEM165/GDT1 family protein: protein MISFTVTALVFGVVFLAELPDKTALAGLVLGTRYRASYVFAGVAAAFALHVALAVAAGSVLTLLPQQIVHALTGVLFLGGAAVLLMKKDEDDEEIRKPENQSFWKVSGAGFMLILVAEFGDLTQIMTANLAARYEDPLSVGLGAVLALWAVAGLGIVGGKALMKRVPLRLITQIAALVMLALGLWSLWEAVAG from the coding sequence TTGATCAGCTTCACCGTGACGGCGCTCGTCTTCGGCGTCGTCTTCCTCGCCGAACTGCCCGACAAGACCGCCCTCGCCGGGCTCGTCCTCGGCACCCGCTACCGCGCGTCGTACGTCTTCGCCGGTGTCGCCGCCGCCTTCGCGCTGCACGTGGCGCTCGCCGTCGCGGCCGGCAGCGTGCTCACCCTGCTGCCGCAGCAGATCGTGCACGCGCTCACCGGTGTGCTCTTCCTGGGCGGCGCCGCGGTGCTGCTGATGAAGAAGGACGAGGACGACGAGGAGATCCGCAAGCCGGAGAACCAGTCCTTCTGGAAGGTGTCCGGAGCGGGCTTCATGCTCATCCTGGTCGCCGAGTTCGGCGACCTCACCCAGATCATGACGGCCAACCTCGCCGCCCGCTACGAGGACCCGCTCTCCGTCGGCCTGGGCGCGGTGCTCGCGCTGTGGGCGGTCGCCGGGCTCGGCATCGTCGGCGGAAAGGCGCTGATGAAGCGGGTGCCGCTGCGGCTGATCACCCAGATCGCGGCCCTGGTGATGCTGGCCCTCGGCCTGTGGAGCCTGTGGGAGGCGGTGGCCGGATGA
- a CDS encoding O-methyltransferase: MSESQLWDDVDDYFTTHLARDDDALQAALRDSDAAELPRVHVSAPQGKLLQLLAEIQGARHILEIGTLGGYSTIWLARALPGDGRLVSLEYSAKHAEVAVRNIARAGLDRRVEVRVGPALESLPKLADENPPPFDLVFIDADKVNNPHYLEWALKLTRTGSLIVVDNVVRGGRVADPAETADDVRGTRAALEMIGSHPRLSGTAIQTVGSKGYDGFALARVRA, encoded by the coding sequence ATGAGCGAGTCGCAGCTCTGGGACGACGTCGACGACTACTTCACCACTCACCTCGCCCGCGACGACGACGCCCTTCAGGCCGCGCTCCGCGACAGCGACGCGGCCGAGCTCCCGCGGGTCCACGTCTCCGCGCCCCAGGGCAAACTGCTCCAGCTCCTCGCCGAGATCCAGGGCGCCCGGCACATCCTGGAGATCGGCACGCTCGGCGGCTACAGCACCATCTGGCTGGCCCGCGCCCTCCCCGGGGACGGACGCCTGGTCTCCCTGGAGTACAGCGCCAAGCACGCCGAGGTCGCCGTCCGCAACATCGCCCGCGCGGGCCTGGACCGGCGGGTCGAGGTGCGGGTCGGCCCGGCGCTGGAGTCGCTGCCGAAGCTGGCGGACGAGAACCCGCCCCCCTTCGACCTGGTCTTCATCGACGCCGACAAGGTGAACAACCCGCACTACCTCGAGTGGGCCCTGAAGCTCACCCGCACCGGCAGTCTGATCGTCGTCGACAACGTGGTCCGCGGCGGCCGCGTCGCCGACCCGGCCGAGACCGCCGACGACGTCCGCGGCACCCGCGCCGCCCTCGAGATGATCGGCAGCCACCCGCGGCTCAGCGGCACCGCGATCCAGACCGTCGGCAGCAAGGGCTACGACGGGTTCGCCCTGGCACGGGTGCGGGCCTGA
- a CDS encoding alkaline phosphatase D family protein: MAGLRLGPLLRYVDGSSATVWVETSRPCTAEVRCAGGARHTARTFQVAGHHYALVAVTGLAPGTSTPYEVFLDGARVWPPPEAPRRRFPPSAIRTPGRDGEIRVAFGSCRWAAPPADEKDPVGPDALDTLAARLAARPAGERPDVLLLLGDQVYADETSDATRRWLAGRRDPRRPPGSQVADYEEYTRLYYESWLDPDVRWLLSAVPTCMIFDDHDVVDDWNTSAAWLAGMRATGWWRERLLSGLMSYWVYQHLGNLSPDELAADPLYAAVRRTPDGTDVLRAFAAQADADPASVRWSYRRDFGRVRLLMVDSRAARVLDEQHRAMLDPGEAAWLREQALSGRGTFDHLLIGTSLPWLLPPLMHDAEAWSAVLCRGGKGARWARLGEKLRQAADLEHWAAFPDSFAALAELIAEAGTGPGAPATVAVLSGDVHHAYIAEPSWPGGGPDARVAQLTCSPVHNSIPLSLRLMFRSGWAGPARALGRCLSRHARAARPPIDWRKTGGPWFGNQLMTLTLRGRSARLRLEQARAERGEGRRAALHTVTETDLA; encoded by the coding sequence ATGGCCGGACTGCGCCTGGGACCACTGCTGAGATACGTCGACGGCTCGTCCGCGACCGTCTGGGTCGAGACGAGCCGTCCGTGCACCGCCGAGGTGCGGTGCGCCGGCGGCGCCCGCCACACGGCCCGCACCTTCCAGGTGGCGGGCCACCACTACGCCCTGGTCGCGGTGACCGGCCTGGCGCCGGGCACCTCGACGCCGTACGAGGTGTTCCTCGACGGCGCGCGGGTGTGGCCGCCGCCCGAGGCGCCCCGGCGCCGCTTCCCGCCCTCCGCCATCCGCACGCCGGGCCGGGACGGCGAGATCCGGGTCGCGTTCGGCTCCTGCCGCTGGGCCGCGCCGCCGGCCGACGAGAAGGACCCCGTCGGCCCCGACGCGCTGGACACCCTGGCCGCCCGTCTCGCGGCCCGTCCGGCGGGCGAACGGCCCGACGTCCTGCTGCTGCTCGGCGATCAGGTGTACGCGGACGAGACCTCCGACGCCACCCGCCGCTGGCTGGCCGGACGCCGCGATCCGCGCCGCCCCCCGGGCAGCCAGGTCGCGGACTACGAGGAGTACACCCGCCTCTACTACGAGTCGTGGCTCGACCCGGACGTGCGCTGGCTGCTCTCCGCGGTGCCCACGTGCATGATCTTCGACGACCACGACGTCGTCGACGACTGGAACACCTCCGCCGCCTGGCTCGCCGGCATGCGCGCCACCGGCTGGTGGCGCGAACGGCTGCTGAGCGGCCTGATGTCGTACTGGGTCTACCAGCACCTGGGCAACCTGTCACCGGACGAACTGGCCGCCGACCCGCTGTACGCCGCCGTCCGCCGCACCCCCGACGGCACGGACGTGCTGCGCGCCTTCGCCGCCCAGGCCGACGCCGACCCGGCGAGCGTGCGCTGGAGCTACCGGCGCGACTTCGGCCGGGTACGGCTGCTGATGGTCGACAGCCGGGCGGCCCGGGTCCTGGACGAGCAACACCGGGCGATGCTCGACCCGGGCGAGGCGGCCTGGCTGCGCGAGCAGGCACTGAGCGGGCGGGGAACCTTCGACCACCTGCTCATCGGCACCTCCCTGCCCTGGCTGCTGCCGCCCTTGATGCACGACGCCGAGGCGTGGAGCGCCGTGCTGTGCCGGGGCGGGAAGGGCGCGCGCTGGGCACGGCTCGGGGAGAAGCTGCGCCAGGCCGCGGACCTGGAGCACTGGGCGGCGTTTCCGGACTCCTTCGCCGCGCTGGCCGAGCTGATCGCCGAGGCCGGTACGGGGCCGGGGGCGCCCGCGACCGTGGCCGTGCTGTCGGGCGACGTCCACCACGCCTACATCGCCGAACCGTCCTGGCCGGGCGGCGGACCGGACGCCCGGGTGGCGCAGCTCACCTGCTCCCCCGTCCACAACTCCATCCCGCTGTCACTGCGCCTGATGTTCCGCTCCGGGTGGGCCGGCCCGGCCCGCGCCCTGGGCCGGTGCCTGAGCCGGCACGCGCGGGCGGCCCGGCCGCCGATCGACTGGCGGAAGACCGGCGGGCCCTGGTTCGGCAACCAGCTCATGACGCTCACGCTGCGCGGCCGCTCGGCGCGGCTGCGCCTTGAGCAGGCACGGGCCGAGCGCGGCGAGGGCCGGAGGGCGGCGCTGCACACGGTCACCGAGACCGATTTGGCCTGA
- a CDS encoding GNAT family N-acetyltransferase yields the protein MTWTVTQEPYDSPVAAALWRAYYTEVSDRWYLRHEGRRTDPAELEREIAAETGADLAPPRGALLVARYGGDPAGTAGVRLLDAATAELTRVFVAEPMRGRGGAPLLVRAAEDAARALGATEMVLDTRSDLVEARALYRRLGYAETEPHSSGPYAEHWFRKPLIPLASAPARRAGAPGPSRTAHR from the coding sequence ATGACCTGGACCGTCACGCAGGAACCGTACGACTCCCCCGTCGCCGCCGCCCTGTGGCGGGCGTACTACACGGAGGTCAGCGACCGCTGGTACCTGCGGCACGAGGGGCGCCGGACCGACCCCGCGGAGCTGGAGCGGGAGATCGCCGCCGAGACCGGGGCCGATCTCGCCCCGCCGCGCGGAGCGCTGCTGGTCGCGCGGTACGGGGGCGACCCGGCCGGCACCGCGGGTGTCCGGCTGCTGGACGCCGCCACCGCCGAGCTGACCCGGGTCTTCGTCGCCGAGCCGATGCGCGGGCGGGGCGGGGCGCCGCTGCTGGTGCGGGCCGCCGAGGACGCCGCACGGGCGCTCGGCGCTACGGAGATGGTGCTCGACACGCGCAGCGACCTCGTCGAGGCCCGGGCCCTGTACCGGCGGCTCGGATACGCGGAGACCGAACCGCACAGCAGCGGCCCCTACGCCGAGCACTGGTTCCGCAAGCCGCTCATCCCGCTCGCGTCAGCACCCGCCCGTCGTGCGGGCGCTCCCGGTCCGAGCCGCACAGCTCACCGGTGA
- a CDS encoding DoxX family protein: MTGRLDSAQPYVLGLFRIVVGLLFACHGAASLFGVLGGAAGTDGGTIDAGTWPGWYAAVIQLVGGGLVLLGLGTRVAALIASGSMAYAYFKVHQPSALWPLENGGEPSALFCWAFLLLVFTGSGAFGLDRLFTRRSAAGEQPAAERQTPVAA; this comes from the coding sequence ATGACCGGACGCCTCGACAGCGCCCAGCCGTACGTCCTCGGGCTCTTCCGCATCGTCGTCGGCCTCCTCTTCGCCTGCCACGGCGCCGCTTCCCTCTTCGGTGTGCTCGGCGGTGCCGCGGGCACCGACGGCGGAACCATCGATGCGGGCACCTGGCCGGGCTGGTACGCGGCCGTGATCCAGCTGGTCGGCGGCGGCCTCGTCCTGCTCGGCCTCGGCACGCGCGTCGCCGCGCTCATAGCCTCGGGCTCCATGGCGTACGCGTACTTCAAGGTCCACCAGCCCAGCGCCCTGTGGCCGCTGGAGAACGGCGGCGAGCCCTCCGCCCTGTTCTGCTGGGCGTTCCTGCTGCTGGTCTTCACCGGCTCCGGCGCCTTCGGCCTGGACCGGCTGTTCACCCGGCGCTCGGCGGCCGGGGAGCAGCCGGCGGCCGAGCGGCAGACGCCGGTCGCCGCCTGA
- a CDS encoding peptidoglycan-binding domain-containing protein, whose protein sequence is MEQPRRPADHPCPRCGAQRRADRTPSCACGRQASDALREAREAQAAAAEDFDPLRIRPYVELGGRGKPVPTPPGPAPAAPDSTAPAEPDATVPVRTAGPGTPTVETTAALPAPPAPPAGAPSATGLGLFETAEREAGAADGAGGGDDRNDGGDGDGSSRRRRRGALLGAAGAAVAVVAVAGYAGGLFSYQTPSRDGALPQEVRAGVPEPSAAADSAPPAPPAGTPTRPVSASPSPSGSEGSSASPTPDPTPSSASPTPSRSPSPTVSPTTARPTATAEQPGEDDREDGPESSVLRRGDRGPQVADLQTRLRKVYLYTGEVDGEFDQRVEEAVRNFQWSRGIRSDELGVYGPETRQRLEAETSGR, encoded by the coding sequence GTGGAACAGCCGAGAAGACCTGCGGATCACCCGTGCCCGCGGTGCGGGGCACAGCGCCGGGCCGACCGCACGCCCTCCTGCGCCTGCGGCCGGCAGGCGTCCGACGCCCTGCGCGAGGCGCGTGAGGCGCAGGCCGCCGCGGCCGAGGACTTCGATCCCCTGCGGATCCGCCCGTACGTCGAGCTGGGCGGCCGGGGGAAGCCCGTCCCGACGCCGCCCGGACCGGCACCGGCGGCCCCGGACAGCACCGCACCGGCCGAGCCGGACGCCACCGTGCCGGTGCGCACCGCCGGTCCCGGGACGCCGACCGTGGAGACGACCGCTGCGCTGCCCGCGCCGCCGGCTCCGCCGGCCGGTGCGCCCAGTGCCACGGGCCTCGGCCTGTTCGAGACCGCGGAGCGGGAGGCGGGCGCGGCGGACGGCGCGGGCGGCGGGGACGACAGGAACGACGGGGGTGACGGGGACGGGAGCTCGCGCCGCCGTCGCCGGGGCGCCCTGCTCGGCGCGGCGGGAGCCGCCGTCGCGGTGGTGGCGGTGGCCGGGTACGCCGGAGGGCTGTTCTCCTACCAGACGCCGTCGCGGGACGGGGCGCTGCCGCAGGAGGTGCGGGCCGGTGTGCCGGAGCCGTCCGCCGCCGCGGACTCGGCGCCTCCCGCGCCCCCGGCCGGCACCCCCACGCGCCCGGTGTCCGCCTCGCCGTCACCGTCCGGCAGCGAGGGCTCGTCCGCCTCGCCGACACCGGACCCGACGCCGTCCAGCGCCTCGCCGACACCGTCCCGCTCGCCCTCGCCGACGGTGAGCCCGACGACCGCCCGCCCCACCGCCACGGCGGAGCAGCCGGGCGAAGACGACCGCGAGGACGGGCCCGAGAGCTCCGTCCTGCGGCGCGGCGACCGGGGACCGCAGGTCGCCGACCTCCAGACCCGCCTGCGCAAGGTCTACCTCTACACGGGGGAAGTCGACGGCGAGTTCGACCAGCGGGTCGAGGAGGCCGTCCGCAACTTCCAGTGGTCCCGGGGCATCCGCTCCGACGAGCTGGGCGTGTACGGGCCGGAGACCCGGCAGCGGCTGGAGGCGGAGACGTCGGGGCGCTAG
- a CDS encoding HAD family hydrolase → MTATSVLTARALLLDMDGTLVNSDASVERVWRRWAGRHGLDGDEVMKVVHGRQGYASMALLLPDRPMEQNHADNARLLAEETADTEGVVAIPGAPEFLASLRGLPHALVTSADVALSTARMAAAGLDLPDVRITAESVGASKPDPEGFLKGAAELGVDPADCIAFEDSGAGITAARAAGMRVVGIGPRAGAHQPDVLVPDLTRLRVEAGPDGTILLHVRTD, encoded by the coding sequence ATGACGGCCACTTCCGTTCTCACCGCCCGCGCCCTGCTGCTCGACATGGACGGCACCCTCGTCAACTCCGACGCCTCCGTCGAACGCGTCTGGCGGCGCTGGGCCGGCCGGCACGGGCTGGACGGCGACGAGGTGATGAAGGTCGTCCACGGGCGGCAGGGCTACGCCTCCATGGCGCTGCTCCTGCCCGACCGGCCCATGGAGCAGAACCACGCCGACAACGCGCGCCTGCTGGCCGAGGAGACCGCCGACACCGAGGGCGTCGTGGCGATCCCCGGGGCGCCGGAGTTCCTCGCCTCGCTGCGCGGGCTGCCGCACGCCCTCGTGACCTCGGCGGACGTCGCGCTGTCCACGGCGCGGATGGCCGCCGCCGGACTGGACCTGCCCGACGTGCGCATCACCGCGGAGTCCGTCGGCGCCAGCAAGCCCGACCCCGAGGGCTTCCTCAAGGGCGCCGCCGAGCTCGGCGTCGACCCCGCCGACTGCATCGCCTTCGAGGACTCCGGCGCCGGCATCACGGCCGCGCGCGCCGCCGGTATGCGGGTGGTCGGGATCGGCCCCCGGGCCGGTGCCCACCAGCCCGACGTGCTCGTCCCGGACCTGACGCGGCTGCGGGTCGAGGCAGGACCGGACGGCACGATCCTGCTGCACGTCCGGACCGACTGA
- a CDS encoding DedA family protein, whose product MGSLVSSPWIYAAVALSVLLDVFLPMLPSGVLVITAATAAAAGSGAATGQVPDGVPDLLVLMLCATTASVLGDLVAYRLAWRGGARLDRAISRSRRLTTAQARLGAALARGGGALVVLARFAPAGRSVVSFVAGAAHRRVREFLPWSALAGLSWAGYSVALGYFGGQWLGATWLATGVSLVALFGAGAGAAFLVRRGQPPAAKAS is encoded by the coding sequence ATGGGGTCGCTGGTCAGCAGCCCCTGGATCTACGCGGCGGTGGCGCTGTCGGTGCTCCTGGACGTGTTCCTGCCGATGCTGCCGAGCGGAGTCCTGGTGATCACGGCGGCCACGGCGGCCGCCGCGGGCTCGGGCGCGGCGACCGGGCAGGTCCCGGACGGGGTCCCCGACCTCCTGGTGCTGATGCTGTGCGCCACCACCGCCTCCGTCCTGGGCGACCTCGTGGCCTACCGCCTCGCCTGGCGCGGCGGTGCGCGGCTGGACCGGGCCATCTCCCGCTCCCGCCGTCTGACGACGGCGCAGGCGCGTCTCGGCGCGGCCCTGGCCCGGGGCGGCGGTGCCCTCGTCGTCCTCGCCCGCTTCGCCCCCGCCGGCCGCTCGGTCGTCTCCTTCGTCGCGGGCGCCGCCCACCGCCGGGTTCGCGAGTTCCTCCCCTGGTCCGCGCTGGCCGGACTGTCCTGGGCCGGTTACAGCGTCGCCCTCGGCTATTTCGGCGGGCAGTGGCTTGGCGCGACGTGGCTCGCGACGGGCGTGTCGCTGGTCGCGCTGTTCGGCGCGGGGGCGGGGGCCGCCTTCCTGGTACGGCGCGGGCAGCCACCGGCGGCCAAGGCGTCGTAG
- a CDS encoding MDR family MFS transporter: protein MAADARRATEATGPAGPAGAAGAGDSTDAARVPAPEHVSGGVLVSIGALLLGMLLAALDQTIVSTALPTIVSDLGGMDHLSWVVTAYLLASTAATPLWGKLGDQYGRKRLFQTAIVIFLVGSALCGMARNMPELIAFRALQGLGGGGLMVLSMAIVGDLVSPRERGRYQGLFGAVFGATSVLGPLLGGLFTEHLSWRWVFYINLPVGVVALAVIAAVLHIPHKATRHVIDYLGTFLIASVATCLVLVASLGGTTWAWGSPQIIGLAVLGVVLACAFVAVERRAAEPVLPLKLFRVRTFTLSAVISLIVGFAMFGAMTYLPTFLQVVQGVSPTMSGVHMLPMVAGVLLSSTVSGQIVSRTGRWKVFPVAGTAVTTLGLLLLHQLDETSSTVEMSAFFFVFGLGLGLVMQVLVLIVQNAVAYEDLGVATSGATFFRSIGASFGVAIFGTVFANRLGGALADAFRGAELPPGVSADTLKADPRGIAALPPALRPDALHAYASSITDVFLYAAPVALLGFALAWLLKEDRLRGSVTAPDGTQTLASNPVERSSHDEVCRALSVLGTREGRREVYREITGRAGYDLLPAASWLLLRIRRYGRVEPALLAERGPVPLTVVMEAARQVEERRLAVRQGLDLVLTDRGHEVAARLARAREESLAELLGDWWGPDRPTDLTQLVRELTGELCGSDRERPHDGRVLTRAG, encoded by the coding sequence ATGGCCGCGGACGCGCGCAGAGCGACGGAGGCGACCGGTCCCGCGGGGCCGGCCGGTGCGGCGGGCGCCGGGGACTCCACGGACGCGGCCCGGGTCCCCGCCCCGGAGCACGTGTCCGGCGGGGTCCTCGTCTCGATCGGCGCGTTGCTCCTCGGCATGCTGCTCGCCGCCCTGGACCAGACCATCGTGTCGACGGCCCTGCCCACCATCGTCAGCGACCTCGGCGGCATGGACCACCTGTCGTGGGTGGTCACCGCGTACCTGCTGGCGTCCACGGCGGCGACCCCGCTGTGGGGCAAGCTGGGCGACCAGTACGGGCGCAAGAGGCTGTTCCAGACGGCGATCGTGATCTTCCTGGTGGGTTCGGCGCTGTGCGGCATGGCGCGGAACATGCCCGAGCTGATCGCCTTCCGCGCGCTGCAGGGCCTGGGCGGCGGCGGCCTGATGGTGCTGTCGATGGCGATCGTCGGCGATCTCGTCTCGCCCCGCGAGCGCGGCCGGTACCAGGGCCTGTTCGGGGCGGTGTTCGGCGCCACCAGCGTCCTCGGGCCGCTGCTGGGCGGGCTGTTCACCGAGCACCTGAGCTGGCGCTGGGTGTTCTACATCAACCTCCCGGTCGGCGTCGTCGCGCTCGCCGTCATCGCCGCCGTGCTGCACATCCCGCACAAGGCCACCCGGCACGTCATCGACTACCTCGGCACCTTCCTGATCGCCTCGGTCGCCACCTGCCTGGTGCTGGTCGCCTCGCTCGGCGGCACCACCTGGGCCTGGGGATCGCCGCAGATCATCGGCCTGGCCGTCCTGGGAGTGGTGCTGGCCTGCGCCTTCGTGGCCGTGGAGCGCCGGGCGGCCGAACCCGTCCTGCCGCTCAAGCTCTTCCGCGTCCGCACCTTCACCCTCTCCGCCGTGATCAGCCTCATCGTCGGCTTCGCGATGTTCGGCGCCATGACCTACCTGCCGACGTTCCTCCAGGTCGTCCAGGGTGTGAGCCCGACCATGTCGGGCGTGCACATGCTGCCGATGGTGGCCGGCGTCCTGCTGTCGTCGACCGTCTCGGGGCAGATCGTCAGCCGCACCGGCCGCTGGAAGGTCTTCCCGGTCGCGGGCACCGCCGTCACCACCCTCGGCCTGCTCCTGCTCCACCAGCTCGACGAGACCAGCTCCACCGTCGAGATGAGCGCGTTCTTCTTCGTCTTCGGCCTCGGCCTGGGCCTGGTGATGCAGGTCCTGGTCCTGATCGTGCAGAACGCGGTGGCCTACGAGGACCTGGGCGTCGCCACCTCCGGGGCCACCTTCTTCCGCTCGATCGGCGCCTCCTTCGGCGTGGCCATCTTCGGGACGGTCTTCGCGAACCGCCTCGGCGGCGCGCTCGCCGACGCCTTCCGCGGCGCGGAGCTCCCGCCGGGCGTCTCCGCGGACACGCTCAAGGCCGACCCGCGCGGCATCGCCGCCCTGCCGCCCGCGCTGCGCCCCGACGCGCTGCACGCGTACGCCTCCTCCATCACCGACGTCTTCCTGTACGCCGCCCCCGTCGCCCTCCTCGGGTTCGCCCTGGCCTGGCTGCTGAAGGAGGACCGGCTGCGCGGCTCGGTCACCGCTCCGGACGGCACCCAGACCCTGGCCAGCAACCCGGTCGAACGGTCCTCGCACGACGAGGTGTGCCGCGCGCTGTCGGTGCTCGGCACCCGTGAGGGCCGCCGCGAGGTCTACCGGGAGATCACCGGGCGGGCGGGCTACGACCTGCTGCCGGCGGCGAGCTGGCTGCTGCTGCGGATCAGGAGGTACGGCCGGGTGGAGCCGGCCCTGCTCGCCGAGCGCGGCCCGGTGCCGCTGACCGTGGTCATGGAGGCCGCCCGCCAGGTGGAGGAGCGCCGGCTCGCGGTCCGCCAGGGCCTCGACCTCGTCCTGACCGACCGGGGCCACGAGGTCGCCGCGCGGCTGGCGCGGGCCCGCGAGGAGTCCCTGGCCGAGCTGCTGGGCGACTGGTGGGGGCCGGACCGCCCGACCGACCTGACGCAGCTCGTGCGGGAGCTCACCGGTGAGCTGTGCGGCTCGGACCGGGAGCGCCCGCACGACGGGCGGGTGCTGACGCGAGCGGGATGA
- a CDS encoding HNH endonuclease family protein, whose protein sequence is MRRFYARQRLALLAALTGLVASVGLFNGPAASAALPTPVSAATARSYLATLTVTAEDRTGYDRDLFPHWSTVSGACNTRETVLKRDGSNVVTDASCAATSGSWYSPYDGATWTAASDLDIDHLVPLAEAWDSGADAWTTSRRQAFANDLTRPQLIAVTDNVNQAKGDQDPATWMPSRTDYRCTYVRAWVQVKHYYGLSVDSAEKTALQNHLAGC, encoded by the coding sequence ATGCGCCGGTTCTACGCGCGTCAACGCCTCGCCCTCCTGGCCGCGCTCACCGGACTCGTCGCCTCGGTCGGCCTGTTCAACGGCCCGGCGGCCTCCGCCGCGCTGCCCACCCCCGTCAGCGCCGCCACCGCCCGCAGCTATCTGGCCACCCTCACGGTGACCGCCGAGGACCGCACCGGCTACGACCGCGACCTCTTCCCGCACTGGAGCACGGTCAGCGGCGCCTGCAACACCCGCGAGACGGTCCTCAAGCGCGACGGCTCCAACGTCGTCACCGACGCCTCCTGCGCCGCCACCAGCGGCAGCTGGTACTCCCCGTACGACGGAGCCACCTGGACCGCCGCCTCCGACCTCGACATCGACCACCTCGTCCCGCTCGCCGAGGCATGGGACTCCGGCGCCGACGCCTGGACCACCTCCCGGCGCCAGGCGTTCGCCAACGACCTGACCCGCCCGCAGCTCATCGCCGTCACCGACAACGTCAACCAGGCCAAGGGCGACCAGGACCCGGCCACCTGGATGCCCTCCCGGACCGACTACCGCTGCACGTACGTCCGCGCCTGGGTGCAGGTGAAGCACTACTACGGCCTGTCGGTGGACTCCGCCGAGAAGACGGCGCTCCAGAACCACCTCGCCGGCTGCTGA
- a CDS encoding DUF1992 domain-containing protein, whose protein sequence is MTERKPPGVDFESWVDKQIRDAEARGEFDRLPGAGRPLPADVDAAYDELWWVKRKLAREGVSVLPPTLALRKEAEEVLEAAVKAPSEAAVRKMIADINAKIREVMFKPPPGPPLGLKPYDVEDVVRRWREGRAGR, encoded by the coding sequence ATGACCGAGCGGAAGCCACCCGGCGTCGACTTCGAGTCCTGGGTCGACAAGCAGATCCGTGACGCGGAGGCGCGCGGCGAGTTCGACCGGCTGCCCGGGGCGGGCCGGCCACTGCCGGCCGATGTCGACGCGGCGTACGACGAACTGTGGTGGGTCAAGCGGAAGCTGGCCCGCGAGGGCGTCTCGGTACTGCCGCCGACGCTCGCCCTGCGCAAGGAAGCGGAGGAGGTGCTGGAGGCCGCTGTGAAGGCACCGTCCGAGGCCGCGGTGCGGAAGATGATCGCGGACATCAACGCGAAGATCCGCGAGGTGATGTTCAAGCCGCCGCCCGGCCCCCCGCTGGGCCTGAAGCCGTACGACGTCGAGGACGTCGTACGGCGGTGGCGGGAGGGCCGGGCGGGCCGGTAG